Proteins encoded within one genomic window of Pieris brassicae chromosome 12, ilPieBrab1.1, whole genome shotgun sequence:
- the LOC123717428 gene encoding putative fatty acyl-CoA reductase CG5065 has product MEENQGESQIRKSFAGANIFLTGGTGFLGKLLIEKLLRCCPEIDKIYLLVRKKKNKDPQTRLTEQFNDVLYETLHKDQPDFIKKVEILEGEMDSYNLGLTDQNWLTLCDKVNFILHGAATVRFDETLSKAVRINTRGTKEMLTLARCCKYLKAFVYISTAYCNLPQQPIEEKFYDFPLTSDLLIDVVERLDSNTVDDITPGLIGVYPNTYCFSKAAAENHLLKHSQGLPVAILRPSVVISTAKGPIPVGWIDNIYGPTGISVGASVGIIRIIKCNPDAVVNLVPADFVANACIAVAWKTARQHMKTAERKLEDFTEGPKDEDTKNDQIPRVYNYVSGDENCMTFQLFKELNETDRHIFDFDISALDWNAYMYDYIMGIRLYLLKEPKETIPWGIKKQYLLIIANYIVMTIYAITLFWFVKLLGGDPNPFQNFW; this is encoded by the exons ATGGAGGAGAATCAAGGAGAGTCTCAGATCAGGAAGTCCTTCGCGGGAGCTAACATTTTTTTGACGGGAGGAACTGGCTTCCTCGGAAAACTGCTAATTGAAAAGTTGCTCAG ATGTTGCCCGGAAATtgataagatatatttattagtgaggaagaagaaaaataaagatcCACAAACCCGACTAACAGAACAGTTCAATGATGTG CTGTATGAAACTCTTCACAAAGATCAGCCAGACTTCATCAAGAAAGTGGAGATTCTAGAGGGAGAGATGGACAGCTACAATCTTGGTCTCACAGACCAGAATTGGCTGACATTATGCGATAAG GTTAACTTTATACTCCACGGAGCAGCGACCGTCCGTTTCGACGAGACCCTGAGTAAAGCCGTGCGCATCAACACACGAGGCACCAAGGAGATGTTAACGCTTGCTCGCTGTTGCAAATATCTAAAAGCTTTTGTCTACATTTCGACCGCTTATTG TAACCTCCCCCAACAACCGATAGAGGAAAAATTTTACGACTTTCCACTGACCAGTGACCTTCTCATTGACGTAGTTGAACGCTTGGATTCAAACACTGTTGACGACATTACACCTgg atTAATAGGCGTATATCcaaatacatattgtttttCAAAGGCGGCCGCAGAAAACCATCTTCTTAAGCATTCTCAAGGATTACCTGTTGCTATATTAAGACCGTCTGTAG TGATATCGACCGCAAAAGGTCCTATTCCTGTGGGTTGGATTGATAACATTTATGGACCGACTGGG atATCTGTTGGGGCTTCGGTGGGCATTATTCGAATAATCAAATGTAACCCGGATGCCGTCGTTAATTTAGTACCAGCTGATTTTGTTGCCAATGCTTGTATTGCCGTCGCTTGGAAGACCGCTCGACAACATATGAAAACCGCTGAGAGGAAACTTGAGGACTTCACTGAGGGACCGAAAGATGAGGACACAAAAAATGACCAGATTCCCCGTGTCTATAATTATGTATCTGGAGACGAAAATTGTATGACATTCC AACTTTTTAAGGAGCTTAACGAGACGGACCGACAtatatttgactttgacatatCTGCTTTGGACTGGAATGCGTATATGTATGATTATATAATGGGAATTCGCTTGTACCTTCTCAAAGAACCCAAAGAAACAATCCCTTGgggaataaaaaaacaatatttactaataatagcGAATTATATAGTGATGACAATTTACGCTATAACTTTGTTTTGGTTTGTTAAACTTTTGGGTGGAG atccTAATCCTTTCCAAAACTTTTGGTGA